One Rhinopithecus roxellana isolate Shanxi Qingling chromosome 7, ASM756505v1, whole genome shotgun sequence DNA segment encodes these proteins:
- the MAGEE1 gene encoding melanoma-associated antigen E1 — translation MSLVSQNSRRRRRRVAKATAHNSSWDEMQAPNAPGLPADMPGSDVPQGPSDSQILQGLCASEGPSTSVLPTSAEGPSTFVPPTISEASSASGQPTVSEGPGTSLLATPSEGLSTSGPPTISKGLCTSVTLAASEGRNTSRPPTSSEEPSTSVPATPGEGTSTSVPPTASEGPSTSLVPTPDEGPSTSVQSTPGEGPSTSVPLTATEGLSTSVPATPDEGPSTSVPPTATEGLSTPVPPTPDEGPSTSMPATPGEGPSTSVLSAASDGQSISLVPTPGKESSTSGPLTATEGLSTSVQPTAGEGLSTSVPPTPGEEPSTSVPPTATEGLSTSVPPTPGEGPSTSVLPTPSEGRSTCVPPTASDGSDTSVPPTPGEGPSTLVQPTASDRPGSSVLPNPGEGPSTLFSSSASADRNPSKCSIVLPSPRVTKASVDSDSEGPKGAEGPIEFEVLRDCESPNSITIMGLSTSRVAITLKPQDPMEQNVAELLQFLLVKDQSKYPIRESEMREYIVKEYRNQFPEILRRAAAHLECIFRFELRELDPEAHTYILLNKLGPVPFEGLEESPNGPKMGLLMMILGQIFLNGNQAKEAEIWEMLWRMGVQRERRLSIFGNPKRLLSVEFVWQRYLDYRPVTDCKPVEYEFFWGPRSHLETTKMKILKFMAKIYNKDPMDWPEKYNEALEEDAARAFAEGWQALPHFRRPFFEEAAAEVASPDSEVSSYASKYAPHSWPESRLESKARKLVQLFLLMDSTKLPIPKKGILYYIGRECSKVFPDLLNRAARTLSHVYGTELVVLDPRNHSYTLYNRREMEETEEIVDSPNRPGNNFLMQVLSFIFIMGNHARESAVWAFLRGLGVQSGRKHVITCRYLSQRYIDSLRVPDSDPVQYEFVWGPRARLETSKMKALRYVARIHRKEPQDWPQQYREAMEDEANRADVGHRQFFVHNFR, via the coding sequence ATGTCTCTGGTAAGCCAGAAttcgcgccgccgccgccgccgcgttGCAAAGGCCACTGCGCACAACAGCAGCTGGGACGAAATGCAGGCCCCTAATGCCCCCGGTCTCCCCGCTGATATGCCAGGCTCAGACGTCCCCCAGGGTCCCAGCGATTCCCAGATCCTTCAGGGCCTCTGTGCCTCTGAGGGCCCAAGCACCTCCGTTCTGCCCACCTCCGCTGAGGGCCCAAGCACCTTTGTGCCGCCCACCATCTCTGAGGCCTCAAGCGCCTCTGGGCAGCCTACCGTCTCTGAGGGACCTGGCACCTCCCTGCTGGCCACCCCCAGCGAGGGCCTAAGCACCTCCGGGCCTCCCACCATCTCTAAGGGGCTGTGCACCTCTGTGACGCTTGCCGCCTCTGAGGGCCGGAACACCTCCAGGCCGCCCACTTCCTCTGAGGAACCGAGCACCTCCGTGCCGGCCACCCCTGGTGAGGGAACGAGCACCTCCGTGCCGCCCACAGCCTCTGAGGGACCAAGCACCTCCTTGGTGCCCACCCCTGATGAGGGACCGAGCACCTCCGTGCAGTCCACCCCTGGTGAGGGACCGAGCACCTCCGTGCCGCTCACCGCCACTGAGGGCCTGAGCACCTCCGTGCCGGCCACTCCTGATGAGGGACCGAGCACCTCCGTGCCGCCCACCGCCACTGAGGGTCTGAGCACCCCCGTGCCGCCCACCCCTGATGAGGGACCGAGCACCTCCATGCCGGCCACTCCTGGTGAGGGACCGAGCACCTCCGTGCTGTCCGCCGCCTCTGACGGACAAAGCATCTCCTTGGTGCCCACCCCCGGTAAGGAATCAAGCACCTCCGGGCCACTCACCGCCACTGAGGGCCTGAGCACCTCCGTGCAGCCCACTGCTGGTGAGGGACTGAGTACCTCCGTGCCGCCCACCCCTGGTGAGGAACCGAGCACCTCTGTGCCTCCCACCGCCACTGAGGGCTTGAGCACCTCCGTGCCGCCTACTCCCGGTGAGGGACCAAGCACTTCCGTACTGCCAACCCCCAGTGAGGGACGGAGCACCTGTGTGCCGCCCACTGCCTCTGATGGATCGGACACCTCCGTGCCGCCCACTCCTGGTGAGGGCCCAAGCACCTTAGTGCAGCCCACTGCCTCTGACAGACCGGGAAGCTCCGTGCTGCCCAACCCTGGTGAGGGCCCGAGCACCTTGTTTAGCTCTAGTGCTTCTGCGGACCGGAACCCCTCCAAGTGTTCCATTGTTTTGCCAAGCCCTAGGGTAACCAAGGCCTCTGTGGACTCGGACTCTGAGGGTCCTAAGGGTGCAGAAGGCCCTATAGAATTCGAGGTCCTGAGAGACTGTGAGAGCCCCAACTCCATTACTATTATGGGCCTCAGTACTTCCCGGGTTGCAATTACCTTGAAGCCCCAGGACCCTATGGAACAGAATGTAGCTGAGCTGTTGCAGTTCCTGCTGGTGAAGGATCAGAGCAAGTACCCTATCCGGGAGTCTGAAATGCGGGAATATATTGTTAAAGAATATCGCAACCAGTTTCCTGAGATACTCAGGCGAGCAGCAGCCCACCTGGAGTGCATTTTTCGGTTTGAATTGAGAGAACTTGACCCTGAGGCACATACCTACATTCTGTTAAACAAACTGGGACCTGTGCCCTTTGAAGGGTTAGAAGAAAGCCCAAACGGGCCAAAGATGGGCCTCCTGATGATGATTCTAGGCCAAATATTCCTGAATGGCAACCAAGCCAAAGAGGCTGAGATTTGGGAAATGCTCTGGAGGATGGGGGTGCAGCGGGAAAGGAGGCTTTCCATTTTTGGGAACCCAAAGAGACTTCTGTCTGTGGAGTTTGTATGGCAGCGTTACTTAGACTACAGACCAGTAACTGACTGTAAACCAGTGGAGTATGAGTTTTTCTGGGGCCCAAGATCCCACCTAGAAACCACCAAGATGAAAATTCTGAAGTTCATGgctaaaatatataacaaagatCCTATGGATTGGCCAGAGAAATACAATGAAGCTCTGGAAGAAGATGCTGCCAGAGCCTTTGCTGAGGGTTGGCAGGCTCTCCCTCACTTTAGGAGGCCCTTTTTTGAGGAAGCTGCTGCAGAGGTAGCATCCCCCGATTCAGAGGTTTCCAGCTATGCCTCAAAATATGCCCCACATTCATGGCCTGAGTCAAGATTGGAGAGCAAGGCAAGGAAGTTGGTGCAGTTATTTCTGCTTATGGATTCAACTAAGCTGCCTATACCAAAGAAAGGAATTCTGTACTACATTGGCCGAGAGTGCAGCAAAGTGTTCCCTGACCTCCTGAATCGTGCTGCCCGCACCCTGAGCCATGTCTATGGGACAGAACTAGTGGTACTTGATCCCAGGAATCACTCCTATACCCTGTACAACCGAAGGGAGATGGAAGAAACTGAGGAGATCGTAGACAGTCCAAACAGGCCTGGTAACAACTTTTTGATGCAGGTCCTAAGTTTCATCTTTATCATGGGCAACCATGCCAGGGAGTCTGCAGTCTGGGCTTTTCTGCGGGGCTTAGGGGTTCAATCTGGGAGAAAGCACGTGATTACCTGCAGATACTTGAGTCAGCGCTATATAGACAGTTTACGGGTTCCTGACAGTGATCCAGTGCAATATGAGTTTGTATGGGGTCCTAGAGCCCGTCTGGAAACCTCCAAGATGAAAGCCTTGCGATATGTGGCCAGAATCCACAGAAAGGAACCACAGGACTGGCCACAGCAGTACAGGGAGGCAATGGAAGATGAGGCCAATAGAGCTGATGTTGGGCACAGGCAATTCTTTGTTCACAACTTCAGGTAG